tgaaatttatttatttgcgTGAGGTAAAAGATTACTTTGTGTCATTTCAGATGTTTATAGTAAATATTTCATTTGGTTGCCGGTGTAAATGACAAATAATGCCGATGATCTTTTGTCGTCTCAGGCTTGCGTGGTACAACCGAAGTCGGAGATTGATCTTCAATTTGAGTCAACCAAATTAAGTACCCCGTGGGGTTATGTCAGTGCGGTAGCTTTGGCCGTAACAACTTTTGGCACTATCACTTTGACCAGTGGTTTCTTCCTTAAGCCTGATGCTACGATTGATGATTACTTGGCCAACGTTGTACCTCTTTTTGGTGGCTTCTTGACCATTTTGGGTGTTTCAGAGGTATGAATTGTATTTCTCCATTAAATCGTGCGAGTTGATGGCTAAATCTCATGAAAGCTTAAAATCAAATCTCAAATTTGCTTTTTGTGAATGTCAGAAATTTGTACTATATTTGGTTTCTAAGAAATTCTTGTTGGCCATGTAAACTTTTGACCTTTAGATACACCCAAGCATAAAGTAGTGTAAGTTACTTGGTGCCCTTCGTATTATCGGATTGACATGATGTGTTGTGAGGAGTGTCAGAACTTTTATATTATAGACATTTTATATGCTGAACATGAAAAACTGGTTTATTATAAAAATGGCTGATTATACATATCTAAAAGACGATGCAACTTAACCACTTAGCATTCTAGACCATATTCTTTAAGTTGGTCGGAATATGATGCCATGAACTACTGAACTAGTGGACTTTATAATTTAACATAAATTTTGTTGCTATAGGTATTAACAGGGATGCTTCTGAGTATTTATAAGTATCCATTTTATCCATATTCCTCGCTGTCCCCTATCCAGGTGTAGAACCCTACCTGTGGTTTTGACCTATCAGTATGAGCATCATTTTACTTTGGTTTCTGAGCCTATGATAAGCAGTTTGTTTGATACGATTCAATTTCCTTGTATGTAATATTAGTTGTGTGATGGGTACCAGAAGCAGGTTGTAAAGCTCCAATGACGAAACTATAACACCCTGTCCTCAATGATAATTGCACATTGAAATACTGCGTGTCCTATTTCAATGATAAATGTTTCCCCATGCTGGGGAACTTGTCATCGCATTAAAAACTGTGCGTCCTGTTTTGACTTGGGATAAGTATAACAGAATTAGTTTTAAACGTCTATTAGTAAAAGGAGAATTGGTGGGCCATAAGAATTACCATTTGATTGTTAGAACAATCaggaaagggagaaaaagaaagggTTTATTGACTAAGTTAACAGACAACAGTGGGTGTATGTAACTTCTGTGCTAAGTGACATCAAGAGTTTCGTTTTTGACAATTAATGGAGTGCAAATGAAAACTGGGATGTAAAAGGATGGGATGAAATTTTTGGGAGCTTGTATGCCGTAAAATGTCAAGTAAGTTGAAAAATTATCATGACACTCGAAAGAAAATATTAGTTAGCTTGAAAGCATTGCATCTTTATATTTCCGAGCTTGTAGCCTTTACAACTTCCTCCTATGATGTAATTGCTTTATTATCTTGATGAACGACAAATTTCCGATGCCGCTGTTTTGCTTAATAATTGCTATGTTTCTTGATGCATGGCAGATAACCACAAGACTAACTGCTGCGCGCTATGGTGTCAAACTTAGTCCATCTTTTCTTGTTCCATCCAGTTGGACTGGGTGCCTGGGTGTCATGAATAACTATGAATCCCTGCTACCAAATAAGAAGGCTTTATTTGATATTCCAGTTGCTCGTACAGCAAGTGCCTATTTGACATCACTAATTCTTGCAGTTGCTGCTTTTGTGGCTGATGGAAGCTTTAATGGAGGCGACAATGCACTGTAAGTGATTAATATTGTCCTCCCTTAAAATGGTGCATTGCACTAGAGTAATTTCTGTCTCATATACACTTAAATATCCGATGCAATTTTTGCTTTTTCCCTTCTTATTTTGACCGACATGATTTAGACTGTGGTTCTGAAAACAAAAATTCCTCTGGAACACTTGTATCAATTTGTCTGAATGTGTGTGTATTCAAGTCATCGGTATTCTAGGTAAAGGTTTCCCATCATTCTTTTGCCCAGTGGCGGACCTAGTAAGAGCCCAGGGGGTTCatcccttcggcgaaaaattgcactgtatatacaaggtgaaaattattttttatgtatatatagtagacgttgaacccccttagcttcttcatttatggtttctttatatttttgaactcccttggcataaatcctggctccgccactgcttttGCCACCATGGAATAACTAACATGCACAAACAGCTTGATGGCTCAAACTTTTTGATGCTTTATGTGTCCTTTAcaattaatgaaaaaaaaaaaattgcagaaTTGACATGACTTACGAGCAAAATTTGATATGCCATTTCGAGAAATTTTCAAGtgtatcatacttgtctcctttCCGTCTAACCTCATCAGCGTGAATTTTATTAAgggatttttttcatttttggcccggtggccgaaattaattacgggcgctagccaaaatatacaaaatctatacactgattatgtatattatatgtatattgatGTTTATTTTGTGTATCCGCTATGTATATTATACTTAATATACCCAACAGTATGTATATTATACTTAATATACACAACCTATACATTTTCTGGCTATTATTCTTTGAGAAGTCCAAAAATGTAATTTTATTCTTTTGAGaagtccaaaaatgtaattatcccttTTATTAATTTGATTGCCCTGTTTCCTCTGCAGTCTTTTCTATATTACTTCTGCTTattgttctctcttcttttttcagGTACATAAGACCTCAGTTCTTTTATAACAATCCTTTGTTCTCCTTCATTCAATATGTTGTCGGGCCATATACTGATGATCTTGGGAATGTGCTGCCTTATGCCGTTGAAGGTGTGGGAGTTCCTGTTGATCCCCTTGCTTTTGCTGGTCTTTTAGGTCAGTTTCTCAAAATTTGTTCTTTTGTGCTGACTTCATACAGTAATTTATGGTGTGACCTCAAAGCATTTTGATTACATTTGGCTGTGTTCCTAAAACATAAATATTGTCGTCCCTTCATACAGGTATGGTTGTTACGTCGTTGAACCTCTTACCATGTGGAAGACTAGAAGGTGGGCGCATCGCACAAGCTATGTTTGGCAGGAGCACTGCTACTTTGTTATCTTTCGCGACTTCCCTGTTGCTAGGGATAGGTGGTCTAAGCGGAAGCGTGCTATGTCTAGCATGGGGACTCTTTGCAACCTTCTTCCGCGGGGGAGAGGAAGTCCCTGCACAAGACGAGATCACCCCTCTTGGAAATGAGAGATTTGCTTGGGGTTGTGTACTCTTCTTGATGTGTTTCCTAACCCTTTTCCCCAACGTTGGTGGCACATTCTCCAGCTCATTTTTTGGTGCTCCATACTTCCGCGGTGATCTGTGATCAAGAATTAGTGTATATACTTATAGGAATACTAGTTCCTGCAAGCCTAGGCTCAGGTCAAGGTAAAGAGTACTCATAAAAGTTTTAATtagaaaaatataatttgtgttgcGTTCTCTTCTGGCACAAGTCCTTTAATATGGTTGCTTCTTAATTATGTATTACTATAAATTATTTAAGTTGGTTCACAATTGGATAACTCTACTAAAAGAATTGTTTATGAGAATATAATTGTACATTGAAAATGCATTTTAGTATTTTATGAATTTGTTAACATACGAGTATAATTTTTAGTTTAAGATAAAAATAGATGTTTGGTATATATTAATTAGCCGTTCGTAATCTCATTGGCCTGTGGTAGTACAATACGATGATTAAAGCCTAGGTCTAAATACATCTATACACACTATATTTATTCTTTCATTGAGAGACTTAGCAAacttaattataaataaatattaaaaaaaaattgactcttTTAACTTATTTTAATAGATGCTATTTCTaattaaatcataaaaaaaaatgttaaaaatatcaaaaagtaattttttttcttaatttaaactttctttttcctaaaaaaaatgcattttctttttttggtttttttagtGTTAGTGGAATATTATTGTGTAAAGTTCACATCATAATAACCTTAAGCTATCAATCCCAAATAAGTTAGGATCGactaaatttaaataatttaatcaTGTCTTAATGAGATGACATAGCTAATAATTTTGTAAATTTGTGTTAAAATATcatacataaatttatattttcaaaatacaaattaAAGATCATTAATAAACAAGAGCATGGGAAATTTAAttgtaattttaaaatttatccaGTGAAAAATATCATCTATCTTTTTCAATAGTAAATGAGTTCCTTAGAATTATTGtattttctcatctttgttaCAATTATTTTTGTTAGCTATGACATCATCATTTTAGACAACTTTTGAA
The sequence above is a segment of the Lycium barbarum isolate Lr01 chromosome 6, ASM1917538v2, whole genome shotgun sequence genome. Coding sequences within it:
- the LOC132598920 gene encoding probable zinc metallopeptidase EGY3, chloroplastic; this encodes MATLCTTSSSSSSFSSSWSLKNSPNSHYLPSISSIFKYSSLCPKPHFSFSLYSTYNPKRLNLYVPSKKRLDFYVKAVEKEDENESSSVAVASEENDSPKKEEHIHEGESELERIEREKQQEMDWKTDEEFKNFMGNPSIEAAIKLEKKRADRKLKELDSETSSNPLVGFFKNLVRGSLSREKERLEKAEEAFVALDLNKLRNCFGFDTFFATDVRRFGDGGIFIGNLRRPIDEVIPKLEKKLSDAAGREVILWFMEEKKDDIVKQACVVQPKSEIDLQFESTKLSTPWGYVSAVALAVTTFGTITLTSGFFLKPDATIDDYLANVVPLFGGFLTILGVSEITTRLTAARYGVKLSPSFLVPSSWTGCLGVMNNYESLLPNKKALFDIPVARTASAYLTSLILAVAAFVADGSFNGGDNALYIRPQFFYNNPLFSFIQYVVGPYTDDLGNVLPYAVEGVGVPVDPLAFAGLLGMVVTSLNLLPCGRLEGGRIAQAMFGRSTATLLSFATSLLLGIGGLSGSVLCLAWGLFATFFRGGEEVPAQDEITPLGNERFAWGCVLFLMCFLTLFPNVGGTFSSSFFGAPYFRGDL